Within Streptomyces sp. NBC_00704, the genomic segment CTGATGACTGAGCTGCTGGAAAACGGCGTCCGCGACGACGCCGTCCTCGTACTCGGCGGCGAGGCCGCCGCCGTGGAGGCCGTCGCGCGGGAGATGCTCCACGTCGCGAACGGCCGTGTCGACTCACCCGAGTTCGTGGCCGCCGCCCGGGACGCCTGGGACGGCCTCCCCGCCCCGCTCCGCCGGGAGGTCCGCCGGTTCCGCCGGCACTCCGGCCCCCGCGGACGCCTGCTGATCCGGGGGCTCCCGGTGGGCGACGAGGCGCGGCGCACCCCGTCGGCCGCCGACTCGGTCCAGCGGGAGGCCTCCGTCTCCGCCGCGATCCTCCTCATGGTGGCCTGCGGACTCGGCGACCCCGCCGCCTATCTCCAGGAGAAGTCCGGAGCCCTGGTGCAGGACGTCGTGCCCGTCCCGGGCCGGGAGGAGTTCCAGGGCAACGCGGGCTCGGTCCTGCTGTCCTTCCACACCGAGAACGCCTTCCACGAACACCGCCCGGACCACGTCATGCTGATGTGTCTGCGCACGGACCACGAGGGCGTCGCGGGCACCCGTACCGCCTGCGTCCGCGAGGTCCTGGACCTGCTCAGCCCGGCGGCCAGGAAGACGCTCAGCCTCCCCGGGTTCACCACCGAGGCTCCGCCGTCCTTCGGAGCCGGCCGTCAGGGCGCGCTCCACCACCCGGTGCTGGGCGGCGCGTGGACCGATCCGGACCTGCGCGTCGACTTCGCCGCCACCCGGGCCGCCACCGAGGAGGGGGCCGCCGCCCTCGCCGAACTGGGCGCCCTCTTCGAGCGGGTGTCGACGACGTCGCAACTGCTCCCCGGCGACCTGGTCATCGTCGACAACCACGTCACCGCCCACGGCCGCACGGCGTTCACCCCCCGCTACGACGGCCGCGACCGCTGGCTCCAGCGCACCTTCGCGCTGACCGCTCTGCGGCGCTCACGTGGGCAGCGCCCGGACGACGGCCACGTGCTGGTTGAATGAAACGGAGGTCGACGCAACGGGTCGACCGCCGACGAGGGGGCACGCTGTGCGAGTGGTCATCGCCGAGGACTCGGTCATTCTCCGTGAGGGCATGGTGGAACTGCTGACCGCCCGAGGCTGTGAGGTGCTCGCCACCGCGGACGACGCGGACGGACTGCTCGCCGCGGTGGCCGAACACCTCCCGGACGTCGCCGTGGTCGACATCCGCATGCCGCCCACCCATACGGACGAAGGAATCCGCGCCGCCGTCCAGATCCGTGCGGACCACCCCGAGGT encodes:
- a CDS encoding TauD/TfdA family dioxygenase, with translation MTELLENGVRDDAVLVLGGEAAAVEAVAREMLHVANGRVDSPEFVAAARDAWDGLPAPLRREVRRFRRHSGPRGRLLIRGLPVGDEARRTPSAADSVQREASVSAAILLMVACGLGDPAAYLQEKSGALVQDVVPVPGREEFQGNAGSVLLSFHTENAFHEHRPDHVMLMCLRTDHEGVAGTRTACVREVLDLLSPAARKTLSLPGFTTEAPPSFGAGRQGALHHPVLGGAWTDPDLRVDFAATRAATEEGAAALAELGALFERVSTTSQLLPGDLVIVDNHVTAHGRTAFTPRYDGRDRWLQRTFALTALRRSRGQRPDDGHVLVE